The Euphorbia lathyris chromosome 8, ddEupLath1.1, whole genome shotgun sequence genome has a window encoding:
- the LOC136203729 gene encoding zinc finger protein CONSTANS-LIKE 5 encodes MGIQFETLKTLTGGWTVPARRCDSCKTAAAAAFCRADSAFLCLSCDTKIHSANRLVSRHERVWMCEVCEQAPAAVTCKADAAALCITCDSDIHSANPLARRHERVPIQPFFDSADSIVKTSPFNFLVPNDHDADSAASAGFLHHQHQQQRQEQEQEEEEINDDINGVSWLFPNQNPNSKHSMENHEMKSGGDLFFPEMDPFIDIHEFQNGATDSVVPVQTKPLIQPPIPVITNENCYDIDFCRSKLSSFNYPSQSISQSVSSSSLDVGVVPDGNSMSDISYPFGRNMNSNPDPSGAISAANANQAVQMCGIDREARVLRYREKRKNRKFEKTIRYASRKAYAETRPRIKGRFAKRTEIDNDLDRLYNSASAAYMSDVQYGVVPSF; translated from the exons ATGGGAATTCAATTTGAAACTTTGAAGACTTTAACCGGCGGTTGGACTGTCCCTGCCCGACGGTGCGATTCCTGTAAAACGGCAGCTGCTGCTGCGTTTTGCAGGGCGGATTCTGCTTTTCTATGTCTCAGCTGTGACACGAAAATCCATAGCGCGAACAGGCTTGTTTCTCGGCATGAACGTGTTTGGATGTGCGAAGTTTGTGAACAAGCTCCGGCTGCTGTTACTTGTAAAGCTGACGCTGCTGCTTTGTGTATTACTTGTGATTCTGATATTCACTCCGCTAATCCTCTCGCGCGACGACATGAACGTGTTCCTATTCAGCCTTTCTTTGATTCTGCTGACTCCATTGTTAAAACGTCGCCGTTTAATTTCTTAGTTCCTAATGATCACGACGCCGATTCTGCGGCGTCCGCTggatttcttcatcatcagcaTCAGCAGCAGCGGCAGGAGCAGGAGCAGGAGGAGGAGGAAATTAATGATGATATTAATGGGGTTTCTTGGTTGTTTCCGAATCAGAATCCGAATTCGAAACATTCCATGGAAAATCATGAAATGAAATCAGGTGGGGATCTGTTTTTTCCTGAGATGGATCCGTTTATTGATATTCATGAATTTCAAAACGGAGCTACTGATAGCGTTGTGCCTGTACAGACCAAACCTCTGATTCAGCCGCCGATTCCTGTTATCACTAATGAAAATTGTTACGATATTGATTTCTGCCGATCGAAGCTCTCATCTTTCAACTATCCATCTCAATCTATTAGCCAAAGC GTATCTTCTTCCTCGCTCGATGTCGGAGTTGTTCCTGATGGAAATTCAATGTCCGATATATCGTACCCGTTCGGCCGAAACATGAATTCTAATCCCGATCCAAGTGGGGCCATCTCGGCTGCGAACGCGAACCAAGCTGTTCAAATGTGTGGGATTGATCGTGAAGCAAGGGTGTTAAGATACAGAGAGAAGAGGAAGAATCGGAAATTCGAAAAGACGATACGGTATGCCTCCCGTAAAGCTTACGCCGAAACAAGGCCGAGAATTAAAGGCCGGTTCGCTAAACGAACTGAAATTGACAACGACCTCGACAGGCTATATAACTCTGCTTCAGCTGCGTACATGTCTGATGTCCAATACGGCGTCGTTccttcgttttga